The window ACCTTGGCACGGATCTTGCTTGTTCCGGTCATGATGGTTTTAGCACTACCCCAGTTTCCTTCGGGAAGGATTTGGGCGGCAATCATCTTCATTGTTGCTTGTATCACTGATTTTCTCGATGGCTATATCGCACGCAGACGCAAAGAAGTAACGGTTTTTGGTAGTGTAATTGATCCAGTAGCTGATAAGTTACTGGTCTCCGCAGCCTTACTCTCTTTGATGGACCTTGGGATGGTTGCAGGGTGGATGGTAATGATCATCATCGGTAGAGAGTTTGCCGTCTCTGGTCTGCGG is drawn from Limnochordia bacterium and contains these coding sequences:
- the pgsA gene encoding CDP-diacylglycerol--glycerol-3-phosphate 3-phosphatidyltransferase, whose product is MLPNLPTILTLARILLVPVMMVLALPQFPSGRIWAAIIFIVACITDFLDGYIARRRKEVTVFGSVIDPVADKLLVSAALLSLMDLGMVAGWMVMIIIGREFAVSGLRVVLASEDYVMPASNWGKAKTVSQMIAIVALFFQLSFAKYLFWISVVLTVISGVEYFVRARDILFKR